The sequence GTGAAGACGCGGCCATCCGCCAACATTTGAGCTGCCCGGATTTCCATCGACCGGCCTTCTGCCACGGCCTCGATAAACTGCTTGTGTACGTCGTCCATCACGGCTTGCAGCAAACCACGCTCTTCCGCGCTCATCTTTCGGAGAGGAGAGCCTACATCCTTATATTTTCCACTCTTAATGACGACCCCTTCCACACCTATCTTCTGCAACAAGCCTTCTATGTTTGCCGTTTCCATAATGACACCGATACTCCCGGTAAGCGTCCCCGGATTCGCCACAATTCGATCCGTGGCGGCCGCAATATAATATCCACCCGAGGCCGCAACGCTCCCCATGGAGGCAATGACTGCTTTATTGTTCTTATTTCGAACCCGCTTGATCGCATCATAGATCTCCTGCGATGGCACCACGCCACCTCCGGGAGTATCGATACGAAGCACGATCGCCTTGACCGAGGGGTTCTCGCTGAACCGCTTGAGTTCCCCGACGGTCGCCTGTGAATCCATAATGACCCCTTCAACCCGAATCAAGGCAATACGATCCTCTGTGGAGAAATCGAGATCTGGGAAGAAGAGATTCATTAGGATCAGGGTCCCTATCCCCGCCGCAAACAGCCAAAATATTTTGCGGAACAGGTGGCGCTTTTGAGGACGCTCGGTTTCTGTTGTGTCATCCACGATCACACCAACCTATTCCAGCAGGCCCGGCCACCCTAGCTTTGATCGTCCGATTGCGCACGTTTCCGGCTTTGCTTGGCCGCTCGGCCGAGACTTTGATCCAACTCCCCTTGAGATGAGTGGTAGTCATCAACCTGCTTCCGATCCCAATCAAGCTGATGATCCCGAAGGCTGAGCGCGATCTTGCGCTCTTCTTGATCGACTTTGATTATCTTCGCCGTGACGTCGTCTTGCAACTTAAACTTTTCTTCCAGCTTCGCAGAGGGTTCCAAACCTGATTCACTCACATGGATCAACCCCTCCACACCGCCGTCAAGTTCGATAAAGATCCCAAAATCGGCGACCTTCGTCACTTTACCGGCCACCGAGTCACCAACATGGTATCGCGAGGGGATCGTGTCCTCCCAGGGATCGCGAGCCAATTGCTTGTACCCAAGTGAAAGTCGTTCTTTTTCTTTGTCGATCCGTAACACCACCGCTTCCACTTTTTGCGCTTTCTTGAACAGTTCCGAAGGATGCTTGATGTGCTTTGTCCATGACATATCGGAAATATGGATGAGCCCATCGATGCCTTCTTCGAGTCCAACAAAGGCGCCGAAATCCGTCAGGCTCTTGACCTTGCCCTCTATCCGCGTCCCGATCGGATATTTGCTCTCGATCATGTCCCACGGATTGGGAGCGGTCTGTTTCATGCCCAATGAAATCTTACGGCTGGCCGGATCGACATTCAGCACTGCAGCTTCAACCTGATCACCGACCGCTACGACTCTCGACGGATGTCGGACTTCGTGCGTCCACGACATCTCAGACACGTGCACCAATCCCTCCACACCCGGCTCGAGTTCCACAAATGCTCCGTAATCGGTCAAACTGACCACCCGACCTCGAACTCTGGTGCCGATAGGGTATTTCCCAGCGACATTGGTCCAAGGATCCGCGGTTTTTTGTTTGAGGCCGAGAGAGATGCGACCCGTCTCACGATCATATTTCAAGACCGTCACTTCCGCCTTATCTCCCACCGTAAACAGCTCTGAGGGGTGGCCCACTCGCCCCCAAGACATGTCGGTGATATGCAACAATCCATCGATCCCACCGAGGTCAATGAATGATCCGTAGTCGGTAATGTTCTTGACCGTCCCTTGAATCAGTTGACCTTCCTTGAGCGTGGCCAGCGTCGTCTGCCGTTTTTTATCCCGTGTTTCTTCGAGCAGTACGCGACGGGAGACGACGACGTTTCCCCGGCGATGATTGATCTTGATGATCTTCAGGGGAAAGGTCTTTCCAACAAGCCCATCCAAATCACGAACAGGGTGCAAATCAATCTGGGAGCCTGGCAGGAACGCTTTGACGCCGATATCGACCATCATTCCGCCTTTGATGCGTGACACAATTTTGCCTTCAATACTCTTTTCTTCGTTGTAGAGCTTCTCGAGTTCTTCCCAAATCTTCATCTTATCGGCTTTTTCCTTGGAAAGAACGAGATTGCCATCCGCATCTTCACATTCTTCGATGTAGACCTGGAGCCGGTCACCGACCTTGAGATTTTGAAGTTCCTCGGACGAAAAATGATCGCGGGGAATCATACCCTCAGACTTGTAACCGATATCGACGATGACCTTATCTTTGGTCTGGGCCACCACGCGGCCTTCGGTAATCGTGCCTTCCTCGAGGTTGCGAAACGTCTCTTCGTACAATGCGGCCAAGGCGTTGCGGTCTAGCTGAGCATCACTGCTGTTGGATACCGTACCCATATGAAGGTCCTACTCTTTCCGACTGATGTCGGGTGCTGATGGTGAAATCGCCGACCTCACTCAGCATTGTGAGCATCGGCGGTCTGCCTGTTCGACGTGCCTACATCCAGACTGTCCTTGCCTTGGGGAGCGGGAACTTGACCTAAGGCTGCAATCTGTTCGATCACCGTCCGGCTGACATGTTGATAAAACTGTTTGGTGGCTGCCCTCTCTTGTTGTTTCTCGGTTTCGAACTGAATAGGATCCCCGAATCGTACCGTCACCGGACACAACCGCGGCCAGGAAGCACCAGGCGGGAGGACGTCAAAGGTCCCTTTCAGATACGCCGGTACGACCGAGCAGCCTGTCTGCGATACAATCACTCCAATACCGGCTTTTGGTTCCCGCAGGTGGCCATCGTGACTGCGCCTGCCTTCAGGGAAAATAACCACGACTTTCCCCGCTCGAATGAGGTTAATCGCCTTGCCAAACGCCTCGCGATCAAGACGACCAAGCCTCACTGGGATCCAGCCCAATGCCTGTAATATGCCGTTCAACACAGGGATCGGGAACAAATCATTCCGTCCCAGATACCAAGCCCTTCGCGTCAACCCGCAGCCAAGCAGGGGTATATCAAGATAACTGGCGTGATTCGCGGCAATGAGAAAGCCTCCGGTGCGTGGGATCTGTCCCTCCACTCGATACCGGAAGCACACCTTTCCCACGACCCTGGCCAGCACCCACAAAACTCCATAGACAATCCTGCTCACAACCCAGTCGACATGGTTGAGATCATTAACTCCACCACTTGCTCCGGGCTGAGCGTTGAGGTATCAATCGATCGTGCGTCAGGTGCTGGAACCAGTGGGTCAATCGGTCTGGTCCGATCTCGCAAATCTCGATCCGATAGATCCTGATGCGTCACTTCAATCGTCTCTCCACGACCTGCAGCCACAAGTTCACGGTGCCGTCTCTCAACACGAATGTTTGCATCTGCGTCGAGGAAAAATTTGTACGGCGCGGCAGGAAATACCCTTGTCCCGATATCACGTCCCTCCGCAACCACCGAACCGCGCTGGCCGATTTGGCGCTGGATCGGCAGCAACCATTCGCGAACTCCCGGAATGGCAGATACCACGGAAGCAGCCGTGGTCACATCCGGTGCACGGAGTTCTCCAGTCACATCGATGCCATCCACCAAGACTTGCACCGCGCCGTTTTGAAATTGCATATGTAGCGAAGTCGAGGGCAATAATCTGACGACCTGCTCACGGTCAGTCGGAAGGATGTTCGACTGTAACGTCTTCCATGCGACAGCTCGGTATAACGCCCCTGTATCAAGATATAGCCATCCCAAACGAGCCGCCAATAACTTGGCTACCGTACTCTTCCCCACTCCGGCTGGCCCATCGATCGCGATAATCACCCAGCACCTGTTCTAGTGATGTCACACGAGCACGTCATCAAGCGTTCACGAGTTGAGCGAGCGATTCTTCAAAATTGGGGAACGAGGTGTCCACACAATTTGTGTCGGCAATCGTCATGCTTTGTTTCGCGGTAAGACCTGCAATGGCAAGAGACATGGCCACCCGGTGGTCTCCGTGGCTCTGCGCCGAGCTCGAGGCTTTGAGGCGCCCATTCTCTCCACCTTGCCCTAATCCCCGGATGACCATTCCGTCCGTCCGCTCCTCCACGAGGGCCCCCATCGCACGCAGTTCGCCGCTCATGGTCGTAATCCGATCACTTTCTTTGACTCTCAGCTCTTCGGCTCCAGCAATCACCGTCTCTCCATCCGCCACAGCCGCGGCCACGCACAGGACAGGAAATTCATCGATCGTTTTTGGGATGAGGTCAGAACCAATAGTGACGCCTTTTAGTGAAGCAGACCTTACACGAAGATCGCCGACCGGTTCGCCGGCCTCTTCTCGCTGATTCAGCACTTCGATTTCAGCGCCCATCTTTCTCATGACATCCAGCAGGCCGGTTCTCGTCGGATTCATCCCCACCTGACGAAGGGTCACGTCAGATCCCGGCACGATCGTCGCCCCAACGATAAAGAACGCGGCGGCAGAGAAATCTCCAGGGATCGCAATATGAACACCATGCCATCCGAGAGACGGTCGCCCTTGTAGAACCAGAGTACCTTGTTCTCTCGTGAGAGGAATTCCGAAGAATTGGAACATCCGCTCAGTATGATCTCGCGACAGACTCGGCTCCTTGTAACGAGTCTTGCCTTGAGCATAAAGACCGGCGAGAAGGAGAGACGACTTGATTTGCGCACTCGCGACCGGCGACGTATAGTTGATAGCCTGAAGGCCGGACCCCGTAATGGCTAATGGGGCCAATTCTCCTCCCTTACGCCCTCCAATGACCGCTCCCATTTCACGCAACGGCTTGACCACTCGTCCCATCGGACGCCGTCTGATCGACTCGTCACCAGTGAGGACCGTGAAAAAGTCCTGACCGGCCAAGAGGCCGGTCAGCAAGCGAATACCGGTTCCTGAATTTCCGCAATCAATCGGGGCATTGGGTTCTGTTAACCCCCAAAATCCCTTCCCGCAAATCGTTAATTCGGCCGGGGTGTGTGTGATAGGAATCCCGAGACTCTGAAACGCCCTCATTGTATTGAGGCAATCTTCACCCTGGCAATAGTCCAAGATTGTACTCGGACCCTCGGCAAGCGCAGTGAGGATAATGGCTCGATGGGTGAGGGACTTGTCGCCAGGAACCGTGATCGTTCCTTTGAGCGGTCGGCCTGGCGTAATCCTCAACGATGTCATGAGTGACTCGGAGCGGAGCTATTCAATTTTTCACGCTCACCTTTTGCCCGTTCAAGCGACTTCTCGATACCAGCTGCATCTCCTGCCTTGATCAGTTGTTTCAATTCGCCCAAGGCCTTCGTGTATCGGTCGATATAGGACACCACATTGTCTCGATTCCACAGAAAAATGTCCCGCCACATTTCTGGCGAACTTGCAGCTATCCTCGTGGTGTCCCGTAATCCTCCACCGGAATGCCCGGCCAAATCGAGGGACGGAACCTGTTGATCACGAAGGTCCGCTAAAGCATTCATGAGCGCAAATGCCGCCACATGCGGCAAGTGACTGACCGCTCCAAGAATTTGGTCGTGCACATGCGGATCCATCGTCAAGACGATTGAGCCAGTCTCTTGCCACAACTGTCTCACTCGATCCAGGGCAGTGGAATCGGATTGTTTCGTGGGCGTCAGAATACAGCGCGCACCGTTGAACAATCGATCTGACCCGGCTGCGACCCCGGTTTTTTCCTTCCCTGCGATAGGGTGGGCACCGACAAAATGCACGC is a genomic window of Candidatus Nitrospira kreftii containing:
- a CDS encoding putative Peptidase S49, signal peptide peptidase SppA encodes the protein MIVDDTTETERPQKRHLFRKIFWLFAAGIGTLILMNLFFPDLDFSTEDRIALIRVEGVIMDSQATVGELKRFSENPSVKAIVLRIDTPGGGVVPSQEIYDAIKRVRNKNNKAVIASMGSVAASGGYYIAAATDRIVANPGTLTGSIGVIMETANIEGLLQKIGVEGVVIKSGKYKDVGSPLRKMSAEERGLLQAVMDDVHKQFIEAVAEGRSMEIRAAQMLADGRVFTGRQAKEAKLVDELGDLEDAIQLAAEVVGIEGEPKVVEPRRRFSLRELLDSKLSMMFPKLDVQPGVSLKYLMAF
- a CDS encoding 30S ribosomal subunit protein S1; the encoded protein is MGTVSNSSDAQLDRNALAALYEETFRNLEEGTITEGRVVAQTKDKVIVDIGYKSEGMIPRDHFSSEELQNLKVGDRLQVYIEECEDADGNLVLSKEKADKMKIWEELEKLYNEEKSIEGKIVSRIKGGMMVDIGVKAFLPGSQIDLHPVRDLDGLVGKTFPLKIIKINHRRGNVVVSRRVLLEETRDKKRQTTLATLKEGQLIQGTVKNITDYGSFIDLGGIDGLLHITDMSWGRVGHPSELFTVGDKAEVTVLKYDRETGRISLGLKQKTADPWTNVAGKYPIGTRVRGRVVSLTDYGAFVELEPGVEGLVHVSEMSWTHEVRHPSRVVAVGDQVEAAVLNVDPASRKISLGMKQTAPNPWDMIESKYPIGTRIEGKVKSLTDFGAFVGLEEGIDGLIHISDMSWTKHIKHPSELFKKAQKVEAVVLRIDKEKERLSLGYKQLARDPWEDTIPSRYHVGDSVAGKVTKVADFGIFIELDGGVEGLIHVSESGLEPSAKLEEKFKLQDDVTAKIIKVDQEERKIALSLRDHQLDWDRKQVDDYHSSQGELDQSLGRAAKQSRKRAQSDDQS
- a CDS encoding hypothetical protein (conserved protein of unknown function) encodes the protein MSRIVYGVLWVLARVVGKVCFRYRVEGQIPRTGGFLIAANHASYLDIPLLGCGLTRRAWYLGRNDLFPIPVLNGILQALGWIPVRLGRLDREAFGKAINLIRAGKVVVIFPEGRRSHDGHLREPKAGIGVIVSQTGCSVVPAYLKGTFDVLPPGASWPRLCPVTVRFGDPIQFETEKQQERAATKQFYQHVSRTVIEQIAALGQVPAPQGKDSLDVGTSNRQTADAHNAE
- a CDS encoding cytidylate kinase produces the protein MIIAIDGPAGVGKSTVAKLLAARLGWLYLDTGALYRAVAWKTLQSNILPTDREQVVRLLPSTSLHMQFQNGAVQVLVDGIDVTGELRAPDVTTAASVVSAIPGVREWLLPIQRQIGQRGSVVAEGRDIGTRVFPAAPYKFFLDADANIRVERRHRELVAAGRGETIEVTHQDLSDRDLRDRTRPIDPLVPAPDARSIDTSTLSPEQVVELMISTMSTGL
- a CDS encoding 3-phosphoshikimate 1-carboxyvinyltransferase → MTSLRITPGRPLKGTITVPGDKSLTHRAIILTALAEGPSTILDYCQGEDCLNTMRAFQSLGIPITHTPAELTICGKGFWGLTEPNAPIDCGNSGTGIRLLTGLLAGQDFFTVLTGDESIRRRPMGRVVKPLREMGAVIGGRKGGELAPLAITGSGLQAINYTSPVASAQIKSSLLLAGLYAQGKTRYKEPSLSRDHTERMFQFFGIPLTREQGTLVLQGRPSLGWHGVHIAIPGDFSAAAFFIVGATIVPGSDVTLRQVGMNPTRTGLLDVMRKMGAEIEVLNQREEAGEPVGDLRVRSASLKGVTIGSDLIPKTIDEFPVLCVAAAVADGETVIAGAEELRVKESDRITTMSGELRAMGALVEERTDGMVIRGLGQGGENGRLKASSSAQSHGDHRVAMSLAIAGLTAKQSMTIADTNCVDTSFPNFEESLAQLVNA
- a CDS encoding prephenate dehydrogenase/arogenate dehydrogenase family protein, whose translation is MAVHFKQVVIIGVGLIGGSLGMVIRRKALADKVIGVGRRVENLKAAVALGAIDRYVADPQEAVRGADLVVLATPVDTYERHLQEWAHCLSIGAIVSDVGSVKGTLVERSESVMPSGVHFVGAHPIAGKEKTGVAAGSDRLFNGARCILTPTKQSDSTALDRVRQLWQETGSIVLTMDPHVHDQILGAVSHLPHVAAFALMNALADLRDQQVPSLDLAGHSGGGLRDTTRIAASSPEMWRDIFLWNRDNVVSYIDRYTKALGELKQLIKAGDAAGIEKSLERAKGEREKLNSSAPSHS